The Hydrogenothermus marinus DNA segment TAGTTCTTCAGATGCTTTTTCTAAGGCTTTAAAAACATTTTCTTTAAGATTTTCATCTATAGGTTCTTCTTTTTCTAAGGAAGACATTAAAGATGAAGAAATTTCATAAATTTTATCATCAGATGGATTTAAATTTATTTTTTGCATTATGTTTTTTACATAATCTACTGCTTTTTCTAATACATCTATATTTAATATTTTTTCTGGGTTTTTATATTTAACATCAATAAAAACTTGAAAACTTCCTCTTGAAAAATAATTTTTCAGAAAATTCCTTACTTCATTTTCAATAAAAAATAAAATATCTCTACTTCCTTTTACAGATATATCTATACCTTTGTTATTAACAGATTTTATTCTTACAAATATTTCATAATCTTCTGTTTGAATTTCTGAAAAACCTATTCCTGTCATGCTATATGGCATTATTTATCTCCTTTTAGTAATCCATAAAACTCAAGTTCATCTTTTAATTTTTCTATTTCTATTTGTCCAGGTGCAAAAGCTACTCCTATATAAGAATAAGTAATTACACTACCAAAGAAAAACCCAGATACTCTTGTAATTCTTCCAAGTTCACCCATTCCAATTGCAACTATATTTTTATCTTTATTTTTATTAGTAATACATAATATTCTTGCAACATCTTCTTTTGTTTTTACATTAAAAGCATACTTTATAATATCAGCTCCAAGTTCTAAAGCTTTATCTATTATTTTTTGAATCTCTTCTTTTGAAGGAGTTTTTTCAAAATCATGGTAAGAAACAAGAGCAAGACAATTATTCTCTTTTGCTATTTTAATAACCTTTTCTCTTAATCCTTCTGAAGAAAGTTCTATATCTATAATATCAACCTGAGGAGCTATTTCTTTAAATATTCTTTCTCTTTCATAATCAGAAATAGGCGTTCCTCCTTCTTTTTTTGATCTTATAGTTGCAAGTA contains these protein-coding regions:
- the aroD gene encoding type I 3-dehydroquinate dehydratase, encoding MLKLGEKPLIAIPVNDKDFEETVNKAKEKGANIIELRIDQFRDRNINYILEKISFIKKLGLYVLATIRSKKEGGTPISDYERERIFKEIAPQVDIIDIELSSEGLREKVIKIAKENNCLALVSYHDFEKTPSKEEIQKIIDKALELGADIIKYAFNVKTKEDVARILCITNKNKDKNIVAIGMGELGRITRVSGFFFGSVITYSYIGVAFAPGQIEIEKLKDELEFYGLLKGDK